The Sphingobium sp. BYY-5 genome contains a region encoding:
- a CDS encoding DUF3419 family protein codes for MAATAHQKVTNAVHRHRHLSKQGLLERAFTFAFRGLVYAQIWEDPAVDMEALAITPDSHVVTIASGGCNVLSYLTADPVRITAIDLNTAHIALNRLKLMAARTLPDHAAFHRFFAQADNKANITAYRAYVAPHLDEATRRYWEGRDLIGRRRIGGFARGIYKHGLLGRFIGAAHLLARLHGVNPKRMLDARSREEQREIFERELAPIFDKGFVRWLTSQPASLFGLGIPPAQFQALAGDDRMDNVLKARLEKLACDFDLKDNYFAVQAFGRGYAGGEGPLPPYLQAANHEAVRARAERVDVRHVNFTDFLASQPAASADRYILLDAQDWMDDDQLNALWAQITRTARPGARVLFRTAGEPSILPGRVVDAVLNRWAYHVEASLDYTARDRSAIYGGVHLYVLKDDAA; via the coding sequence ATGGCAGCGACAGCCCATCAAAAAGTCACGAACGCGGTGCACCGTCATCGCCACCTGTCGAAACAAGGGCTGCTGGAGCGCGCCTTCACTTTTGCGTTCCGCGGTCTCGTCTATGCCCAGATCTGGGAAGATCCGGCGGTGGATATGGAGGCGCTGGCGATCACGCCCGACAGCCATGTGGTGACGATCGCTTCGGGCGGTTGCAACGTGCTTTCTTACCTGACCGCCGATCCGGTGAGGATCACCGCGATCGACCTCAACACCGCGCATATAGCGCTCAATCGGCTGAAGCTGATGGCGGCGCGGACCCTGCCCGATCATGCCGCCTTTCACCGCTTTTTCGCGCAGGCGGACAACAAAGCGAACATCACCGCCTATCGCGCCTATGTCGCGCCGCACCTGGACGAAGCGACGCGCCGCTATTGGGAAGGGCGCGACCTGATCGGCCGTCGGCGGATCGGCGGTTTCGCGCGGGGCATCTATAAACATGGGTTGCTGGGGCGCTTCATCGGCGCGGCGCATCTGCTGGCGCGGCTGCATGGCGTGAACCCCAAGCGGATGCTGGATGCCCGGAGCCGCGAGGAACAGCGCGAAATCTTCGAGCGCGAACTGGCGCCGATCTTCGACAAGGGGTTCGTGCGCTGGCTGACCAGCCAGCCCGCCTCGCTCTTTGGCCTTGGCATCCCGCCCGCCCAGTTCCAGGCGCTGGCTGGCGACGATCGGATGGATAATGTGCTGAAGGCACGGCTGGAAAAGCTCGCCTGCGACTTCGACCTCAAGGATAATTATTTCGCGGTGCAGGCGTTCGGGCGCGGTTATGCCGGGGGCGAAGGGCCGCTGCCGCCTTATTTGCAGGCCGCCAATCACGAAGCGGTGCGGGCCAGAGCTGAACGGGTCGATGTACGGCATGTCAATTTCACCGACTTCCTGGCTAGCCAGCCGGCTGCGTCGGCGGATCGCTATATCCTGCTCGATGCGCAGGATTGGATGGATGACGATCAGTTGAATGCTCTGTGGGCGCAGATCACGCGGACGGCCAGGCCCGGCGCGCGTGTGCTGTTCCGTACGGCGGGCGAGCCGAGCATATTGCCGGGCCGGGTGGTTGATGCGGTGCTGAACCGCTGGGCGTATCATGTGGAAGCATCGCTGGATTATACCGCGCGCGACCGGTCGGCCATCTATGGCGGCGTCCACCTCTATGTACTGAAGGACGACGCGGCGTGA
- a CDS encoding class I SAM-dependent methyltransferase, translating to MSGHRQLMDGVYRYQRHIYDLTRKYYLLGRDGLIADLDPPAGGAVLEIGCGTGRNLIAVGKAWPKARLYGVDISEAMLETARLSVAKAGMGDRMTLAQGDACGFDPEALFGRARFERVFISYALSMIPEWEMALAQAARCVAPGGKLEIVDFGQQDRLPAMWRRALFGWLARFHVSPRRELGPAIERLAQDMGGFPHSRTLYRGYAVRGGLIRV from the coding sequence GTGAGCGGGCATCGCCAGTTGATGGACGGGGTCTATCGTTACCAGCGGCATATCTACGATCTGACCCGCAAATATTATCTGCTGGGGCGTGACGGCCTGATCGCCGATCTCGATCCGCCGGCGGGCGGAGCGGTGCTGGAGATAGGCTGCGGCACCGGGCGCAACCTGATTGCGGTGGGCAAGGCATGGCCCAAGGCGCGGCTCTATGGCGTCGACATCAGCGAGGCGATGCTGGAAACGGCGCGCCTGTCGGTGGCGAAAGCAGGGATGGGCGATCGGATGACGCTGGCGCAGGGGGATGCCTGCGGCTTCGATCCGGAGGCATTGTTCGGTCGGGCGCGGTTCGAGCGGGTGTTCATCAGCTATGCCCTGTCGATGATCCCGGAATGGGAAATGGCGCTGGCGCAGGCGGCGCGCTGCGTGGCACCGGGCGGCAAGCTGGAGATCGTCGATTTCGGCCAGCAGGACCGGCTACCAGCCATGTGGAGGCGGGCGCTGTTCGGATGGCTGGCGCGTTTCCATGTGTCGCCGAGGCGGGAGCTGGGGCCAGCGATCGAGCGGCTGGCACAGGATATGGGCGGCTTCCCGCACAGCCGGACGCTCTATCGCGGCTATGCCGTACGGGGTGGGCTGATTAGGGTTTGA
- a CDS encoding antibiotic biosynthesis monooxygenase — translation MKMKVVIAAASAALLAGPGLSAQPDAEPLMVRIAELEIDPAQLDAYKAILAEEQEASVRSEPGVLMLHSVAIADNPAQIRLLEVYASRSAYETHIKAPHFIKYKTSTEKMVKSLRLVETQPILLCAKSAGREGGPVICM, via the coding sequence ATGAAAATGAAAGTTGTGATCGCGGCCGCATCTGCCGCCCTGCTTGCCGGACCAGGCCTGTCAGCCCAGCCGGATGCCGAACCGCTGATGGTTCGCATCGCAGAACTGGAAATCGATCCAGCGCAACTCGACGCCTACAAGGCCATCCTCGCCGAAGAGCAGGAGGCGTCCGTGCGATCGGAACCCGGCGTCCTGATGCTCCATTCGGTCGCGATCGCCGATAATCCGGCGCAGATTCGCTTGTTGGAAGTCTATGCGAGCCGGTCAGCTTATGAGACGCACATCAAAGCGCCGCATTTCATCAAGTACAAGACATCGACCGAGAAGATGGTGAAGTCGCTGAGGCTGGTCGAGACGCAGCCGATCTTGCTGTGCGCCAAGTCGGCTGGGCGGGAAGGCGGTCCAGTCATCTGCATGTGA
- the hemA gene encoding 5-aminolevulinate synthase: MNYKHIFSQAIDRLHEEGRYRVFIDILRNRGSYPNARCFHGHNGPKPITVWCSNDYLAMGQHPKVVAAMEEALHDVGAGSGGTRNIGGNTHYHVDLEGELADLHGKEGALLFTSGYVSNEATLSTLAKLLPGCIVFSDELNHASMIAGIRNSGCEKRVFRHNDTDHLRELLDAEDPDAPKLIAFESVYSMDGDIAPIAAICDLADEYNALTYCDEVHAVGMYGARGGGISERDEVAGRITIIEGTLGKAFGVMGGYIAADQMIVDVIRSYAPGFIFTTSLSPVLVAGVLASVRHLKGSSEEREGQQASASTLKQLMRDAGLPVMPSVTHIVPLMVGDPIKAKRISDILLAEYGAYVQPINYPTVPRGTERLRFTPGPAHTEEMMRDLVSALAEIWDRLELEKAARQAA, translated from the coding sequence GTGAACTACAAACACATCTTTTCGCAGGCGATCGACCGGCTCCATGAAGAAGGCCGGTATCGCGTGTTCATCGATATCCTGCGCAATCGCGGGTCCTATCCCAATGCGCGCTGCTTCCATGGCCATAACGGGCCCAAGCCGATCACCGTCTGGTGCTCCAACGACTATCTCGCCATGGGCCAGCATCCCAAGGTCGTCGCCGCAATGGAAGAGGCGCTGCACGATGTCGGTGCTGGTTCGGGCGGCACCCGCAATATCGGCGGCAACACCCATTATCATGTCGACCTGGAAGGCGAGCTGGCCGACCTGCATGGCAAGGAAGGCGCGCTGCTTTTCACATCAGGTTATGTCTCGAACGAAGCGACGCTCTCCACGCTCGCCAAGCTGCTGCCGGGCTGCATCGTCTTTTCCGACGAACTGAACCATGCGTCGATGATCGCGGGCATCCGCAATTCCGGATGCGAAAAGCGTGTCTTCCGCCACAATGACACCGATCATCTGCGCGAACTGCTTGATGCGGAAGACCCCGATGCGCCCAAGCTGATCGCTTTCGAAAGCGTTTACTCGATGGACGGCGACATCGCCCCCATCGCCGCGATCTGCGACCTAGCCGACGAATATAATGCGCTGACCTATTGTGACGAAGTCCATGCGGTCGGCATGTATGGCGCGCGCGGCGGCGGCATTTCCGAACGCGACGAAGTGGCCGGTCGCATCACCATCATCGAAGGCACGCTGGGCAAGGCATTCGGCGTCATGGGCGGCTATATCGCGGCCGACCAGATGATCGTGGACGTGATTCGCAGCTATGCGCCCGGTTTCATCTTCACCACTTCACTGTCGCCAGTGCTGGTCGCGGGCGTGCTGGCAAGCGTGCGGCACTTGAAAGGCTCCAGTGAAGAGCGTGAGGGCCAGCAGGCTTCGGCCAGCACGCTCAAGCAACTGATGCGCGACGCCGGCCTGCCGGTCATGCCCTCCGTCACGCATATCGTCCCGCTAATGGTCGGCGATCCCATCAAGGCCAAGCGGATCAGCGACATATTGCTCGCCGAATATGGCGCCTATGTGCAGCCGATCAACTATCCCACCGTCCCGCGCGGCACCGAGCGTTTGCGCTTCACGCCCGGCCCGGCCCACACCGAAGAGATGATGCGTGACCTGGTATCAGCGCTGGCGGAAATCTGGGATCGCCTGGAACTGGAAAAGGCCGCGCGGCAGGCAGCGTAA
- the murI gene encoding glutamate racemase — protein MTVAPDAPILFFDSGVGGLSILAPARAALPTAPIVYAADSAGFPYGTKSETEIAARVPALLGRLVERYRPRLAVIACNTASTIALPHVRAALDIPVVGTVPAIKPAALLSKSRVFGVLGTDATVRQPYVDRLAAEHGADCIMLRHGSAALVQLAEAKLRGETLDPAIARDALAGLLDQPGGDRMDMVVLACTHFPLVEEELAAAAPHPMGFVHGGEGIARRIAFLTQGQYWPDAPSSGTAVFTRIDDKVEALRPALATYGLTRIDAL, from the coding sequence ATGACGGTCGCTCCAGATGCTCCCATCCTCTTCTTCGATTCCGGCGTGGGCGGGCTTTCCATTCTCGCTCCGGCCCGCGCGGCGCTCCCGACCGCACCCATCGTCTATGCCGCCGACAGCGCCGGTTTCCCCTACGGCACCAAGAGCGAGACGGAAATCGCCGCGCGCGTTCCCGCATTGCTGGGGCGCCTGGTCGAACGTTATCGCCCGCGCCTCGCCGTCATCGCCTGCAACACCGCGTCGACCATCGCCCTGCCCCATGTGCGCGCTGCGCTCGACATCCCGGTAGTCGGCACCGTCCCAGCGATCAAACCCGCAGCCCTTCTCTCGAAAAGCCGGGTCTTCGGCGTGCTCGGCACGGACGCCACCGTGCGCCAGCCCTATGTGGACCGCCTCGCTGCCGAACATGGCGCGGATTGCATCATGTTGCGCCATGGCTCCGCTGCGCTGGTGCAACTGGCCGAAGCGAAGCTGCGCGGCGAAACGCTCGACCCGGCGATCGCACGGGATGCGCTGGCGGGCCTGCTCGATCAGCCCGGCGGCGACCGGATGGATATGGTCGTCCTCGCCTGCACGCATTTTCCGCTGGTGGAAGAGGAACTTGCCGCCGCAGCACCGCATCCGATGGGCTTCGTCCATGGCGGCGAAGGCATCGCCCGGCGCATCGCTTTCCTGACCCAGGGGCAATATTGGCCCGACGCACCGTCATCCGGCACTGCCGTCTTCACCCGCATCGACGACAAGGTGGAGGCGCTCCGGCCGGCGCTCGCCACCTATGGCCTCACCCGGATCGATGCGCTGTGA
- a CDS encoding CPBP family intramembrane glutamic endopeptidase gives MGRWTRIGIYYLVAIGISALARYYWHTDQATSVEAGAWAMYLHLVAGAGPALGAMLVWLLFRYRSRFSLGGTNLPLALVMVAVPAIVMAIRGIPNDFGIEPHLFGVHMGLWIMFYALLEEIGWRGYLQDELGGLSAPVKYSMVGLFWYAWHLSWLGGNPLSSELATLFFMILASAGIGFVADRTRSVLAATAFHILGNIMGLTTDFKRIIPDDHHRIMICIVCVVAWLVILRVWRIWDRRRQAVISA, from the coding sequence ATGGGCAGATGGACAAGGATCGGTATCTATTATCTGGTCGCAATCGGCATTTCCGCGTTGGCGCGCTATTATTGGCACACAGATCAGGCGACTTCCGTGGAGGCGGGCGCCTGGGCCATGTATCTCCATCTGGTTGCCGGCGCCGGTCCTGCCTTAGGCGCAATGCTGGTCTGGTTGCTATTCCGCTATCGCAGTCGGTTCAGTCTGGGCGGGACTAACCTTCCCCTTGCCCTCGTCATGGTCGCGGTTCCTGCGATCGTCATGGCAATCCGGGGCATTCCAAATGATTTCGGTATCGAGCCTCATCTTTTCGGCGTCCACATGGGGCTTTGGATCATGTTTTACGCCTTGTTGGAGGAAATCGGCTGGCGTGGTTATCTCCAGGATGAACTGGGAGGCCTGTCGGCGCCCGTTAAATACAGCATGGTCGGTTTGTTCTGGTATGCTTGGCATCTTTCCTGGCTGGGCGGCAATCCGTTGTCCAGTGAGCTTGCAACCCTGTTTTTCATGATCCTGGCCAGCGCAGGCATAGGTTTCGTGGCGGACCGCACCCGGTCCGTACTGGCGGCGACGGCCTTCCATATTCTTGGCAATATCATGGGCCTTACCACTGATTTTAAACGGATCATCCCTGACGATCATCACCGGATCATGATCTGCATTGTCTGCGTAGTGGCGTGGCTGGTGATATTGCGGGTTTGGCGGATATGGGATCGTCGCCGTCAGGCGGTGATTTCGGCATGA
- the plsY gene encoding glycerol-3-phosphate 1-O-acyltransferase PlsY, whose translation MTPPWLLPAFVLVLGYLLGSIPFGLLLTRFTGAGDLRKIGSGNIGATNVLRTGRKGLAATTLLLDLFKGAAAVLIGAALIDGGGPMAGAMAFIGHCYPVWLRFAGGKGVATMMGVVTAMYWPAGITFAVVWLGALFGTKWSSVGGMAAAVSAPIAMWAFGRLDIVPVSLALALIVLWRHRANIARLMKGEEPKVGKSRLGASPE comes from the coding sequence ATGACCCCTCCCTGGCTTCTTCCCGCATTCGTCCTGGTTCTGGGCTATCTGCTCGGTTCCATCCCTTTCGGCCTTCTGCTGACGCGCTTTACGGGTGCGGGCGACCTGCGCAAAATCGGGTCGGGCAATATCGGCGCGACCAATGTGTTGCGCACGGGGCGCAAGGGGCTGGCGGCGACGACGCTGCTGCTTGATCTGTTCAAGGGGGCGGCGGCGGTGCTGATCGGCGCGGCGCTGATCGACGGTGGCGGGCCGATGGCTGGCGCGATGGCCTTTATCGGCCATTGCTACCCGGTCTGGCTGCGCTTTGCCGGGGGCAAGGGCGTGGCGACGATGATGGGCGTGGTGACGGCCATGTACTGGCCTGCTGGCATCACCTTCGCGGTCGTGTGGCTGGGGGCGCTGTTCGGAACCAAATGGTCGTCGGTGGGCGGCATGGCGGCCGCGGTGAGTGCGCCTATTGCCATGTGGGCCTTTGGTCGGCTGGATATTGTCCCGGTTTCGCTTGCGCTGGCGTTGATCGTGCTGTGGCGTCACCGGGCAAATATCGCCCGCCTGATGAAGGGCGAAGAACCCAAGGTGGGCAAGTCCAGGCTTGGAGCTTCGCCGGAGTGA
- the dprA gene encoding DNA-processing protein DprA translates to MSDQERFDRLRLIRSPRIGPVSYRQLLARFGTAGEALRAIPDLAARGGGRASVADAGAVEREIAASRALGARYLLMGDADYPALLDQMEGAPPALIVRGDAALAARSCVAMVGARNASAAACRFARMLAQELGQHGAVVVSGLARGIDTEAHRGSLESGTIGVIASGIDIVFPPENAALQRQVAEGGLLVTEHPPGTQPLARHFPARNRIIAGLALGTVVVEAAPRSGSLITARLAGEAGREVMAVPGSPLDPRAQGCNALIREGAMLVQGAADIMEAIGGFDPRMVRQGRFDFIGEPVSSDVAAQDRTAVIALLGPAPVPVDEIIRLSGLSPAVVQTVLLELELADRLERHAGGRISGRELT, encoded by the coding sequence GTGAGCGATCAGGAGCGGTTCGACCGGCTGCGTCTCATACGCTCCCCCCGGATCGGTCCGGTCAGTTATCGGCAGTTGCTCGCGCGCTTCGGCACGGCGGGCGAGGCGTTGCGCGCCATTCCCGATCTTGCCGCGCGCGGCGGCGGCCGGGCGAGCGTCGCCGATGCGGGCGCGGTAGAGCGGGAAATCGCGGCCAGCCGGGCATTGGGTGCGCGTTACTTGCTGATGGGCGATGCTGATTATCCCGCGCTGCTTGACCAGATGGAGGGTGCACCGCCCGCCCTGATCGTGCGGGGGGATGCGGCGCTGGCGGCCCGGTCCTGCGTCGCGATGGTCGGCGCGCGCAATGCGTCGGCGGCGGCCTGCCGCTTTGCGCGGATGCTGGCGCAGGAACTGGGGCAGCACGGTGCGGTCGTGGTGTCGGGTCTGGCGCGCGGCATCGATACGGAGGCGCATCGCGGATCGCTGGAAAGCGGGACGATCGGCGTGATCGCCAGCGGCATCGACATCGTTTTTCCGCCGGAAAATGCGGCTTTGCAGCGGCAGGTGGCGGAGGGCGGGCTGCTCGTCACCGAACATCCGCCCGGCACTCAGCCCCTGGCCCGGCATTTCCCGGCGCGCAACCGCATCATCGCGGGGCTGGCGCTGGGAACGGTGGTGGTCGAGGCTGCGCCCAGATCCGGATCGCTCATCACCGCGCGATTGGCGGGCGAGGCGGGGCGCGAGGTAATGGCAGTGCCCGGATCGCCGCTCGATCCGCGCGCTCAGGGGTGCAACGCGCTGATCCGAGAGGGCGCGATGCTGGTGCAGGGCGCAGCGGATATCATGGAGGCGATCGGCGGCTTCGATCCGCGGATGGTGCGGCAGGGCAGGTTCGACTTCATCGGTGAACCGGTGTCGAGCGACGTGGCGGCTCAGGATCGTACAGCGGTGATAGCCTTGCTGGGGCCCGCGCCCGTGCCGGTGGACGAAATCATCCGGTTGTCCGGTCTGTCGCCAGCGGTGGTGCAGACGGTGCTGCTGGAACTGGAACTGGCCGACCGGCTGGAACGACATGCCGGTGGGCGTATCAGTGGAAGAGAATTGACATGA
- the topA gene encoding type I DNA topoisomerase — protein MQLVIVESPAKAKTIEKYLGGDFHVLASYGHIRDLPAKDGSVDPDDGFAMSWENYGDKGKQLKAIADEAKKATRLILATDPDREGEAISWHVQEVLRAKKALPSVVDRVTFNAITKAAVLDAMAKPRALDEDLIDAYRARRALDYLVGFTLSPVLWRKLPGAKSAGRVQSVALRLVVEREREIESFTPQEYWSVAAEMEQGGQGFTARLVRWKGEKIDRLTIGKEGDAMAAKADVEAGRFTVEKVETKPVSRNPPAPFTTSTLQQEAARKLGFSASHTMRIAQQLYEDGAITYMRTDGVQMDGSAISAARKAIAERYDGGYLPEKPRQYQTKAKNAQEAHEAIRPTEFGRDKVGSGDHARLYDLIFKRALASQMASARLERTTIDLVDGSGSHALRATGQVVIFPGFLALYEEGRDDSDDDDSKLLPRLNEGDAPAKKKVTAEQHFTQPPPRYSEASLVKRLEELGIGRPSTYASTLQVLKDRDYVRIEKNRFFAEESGRLVTAFLERFFERYVSYDFTAGLEDELDDISGGRAQWQAVLEAFWRDFKPKTAEVMEQKPSDITAALDKFLEPMLFPPKADGSNPRACPLCGDGQLSLRGGRFGAFIACSNYPECKFTRKFGQPGSSGDGADTGPEVLGQHPETGQDIVKKSGRFGPYIEMGEGKEAKRGSIPKDLPDGEMTLDWAVKLLSLPREVGLHPETGLPIVANIGRFGPYLLHDGKYGRLSSTAEIFEVGMNSAVVKLAEAANKGGRGGSSREPLKVLGKHPRTEAEIKLMAGRYGPYVTDGTTNATLPKTIEQDALTLEEAAQLIDARAAAAPAKKGKKKAAPKKAATKKPAAKTTPAKKKAAAE, from the coding sequence ATGCAGCTTGTCATCGTCGAATCGCCCGCCAAGGCGAAGACCATCGAAAAATATCTGGGCGGCGATTTCCATGTGCTCGCCAGCTACGGTCATATCCGCGACCTGCCGGCCAAGGACGGGTCAGTGGACCCGGACGACGGCTTTGCCATGTCGTGGGAAAATTATGGCGACAAGGGCAAGCAGCTCAAGGCGATCGCTGACGAGGCGAAGAAGGCGACGCGCCTGATCCTCGCGACTGACCCGGATCGCGAAGGGGAAGCGATAAGCTGGCATGTACAGGAGGTGCTGCGCGCCAAGAAGGCGTTGCCCTCGGTCGTCGATCGGGTGACGTTCAATGCGATCACCAAGGCGGCGGTGCTGGATGCGATGGCGAAGCCCCGCGCGCTGGACGAGGATCTGATCGACGCTTACCGGGCGCGCCGTGCGCTCGACTATCTGGTCGGCTTCACTCTGTCGCCCGTGCTGTGGCGCAAACTGCCCGGCGCCAAGTCGGCGGGCCGCGTCCAGTCGGTGGCGCTTCGCCTGGTGGTGGAGCGTGAGCGCGAGATTGAGAGCTTTACGCCCCAGGAATATTGGTCGGTCGCTGCCGAGATGGAGCAGGGCGGGCAGGGCTTCACCGCGCGCCTGGTCCGCTGGAAGGGCGAGAAGATCGATCGCCTGACGATCGGCAAGGAAGGCGACGCCATGGCCGCGAAGGCGGACGTGGAGGCCGGCCGCTTCACCGTCGAGAAGGTGGAGACCAAGCCGGTCAGCCGCAATCCTCCCGCGCCTTTCACCACATCGACGCTGCAACAGGAGGCTGCGCGCAAGCTGGGCTTTTCCGCCAGCCATACGATGCGGATCGCGCAGCAGCTTTATGAGGATGGCGCGATCACCTATATGCGTACCGACGGTGTGCAGATGGATGGCAGCGCCATCTCCGCCGCACGCAAGGCGATCGCGGAGCGTTATGACGGCGGTTATCTGCCCGAAAAGCCGCGCCAGTATCAGACCAAGGCCAAGAATGCGCAGGAAGCGCATGAAGCGATTCGTCCGACTGAGTTCGGCCGGGACAAGGTGGGGTCGGGCGATCATGCGCGCCTCTATGACCTGATCTTCAAGCGGGCGCTGGCGAGCCAGATGGCCTCCGCACGGCTGGAGCGCACCACGATCGACCTGGTCGATGGCAGCGGGAGCCATGCGCTGCGCGCCACGGGGCAGGTGGTGATCTTCCCCGGCTTCCTCGCTCTATATGAGGAAGGCCGCGACGACAGCGACGATGATGATAGCAAGCTGCTGCCGCGCCTGAACGAAGGTGACGCGCCCGCCAAGAAGAAGGTAACGGCCGAGCAGCATTTCACCCAGCCGCCGCCGCGCTATTCCGAAGCCAGCCTGGTCAAGCGACTGGAGGAACTGGGGATCGGTCGCCCATCCACCTATGCCTCGACGCTTCAGGTGCTCAAGGATCGCGACTATGTGCGGATCGAGAAGAACCGCTTCTTCGCGGAGGAGAGCGGCCGGCTGGTGACGGCCTTCCTCGAACGTTTCTTCGAACGCTATGTCTCTTATGACTTTACAGCGGGTCTGGAAGACGAGTTGGACGATATTTCCGGCGGCCGCGCGCAATGGCAGGCGGTGCTGGAAGCCTTCTGGCGCGACTTCAAGCCCAAGACCGCCGAGGTCATGGAGCAGAAGCCGTCGGACATCACCGCGGCACTCGACAAGTTCCTGGAGCCGATGCTGTTCCCGCCCAAGGCGGACGGCAGCAACCCGCGCGCCTGCCCGCTGTGCGGCGACGGGCAGCTTTCATTGCGTGGTGGCCGCTTCGGTGCGTTCATCGCCTGCTCCAACTATCCGGAATGTAAATTCACCCGCAAGTTCGGTCAGCCGGGCAGTAGCGGGGACGGCGCGGACACCGGGCCGGAGGTGCTGGGCCAGCATCCCGAAACCGGGCAGGATATCGTCAAGAAGTCGGGACGCTTCGGCCCTTATATCGAAATGGGTGAAGGCAAGGAGGCCAAGCGCGGCTCCATCCCCAAGGATCTGCCCGATGGCGAAATGACGCTCGACTGGGCGGTGAAACTGCTGAGTCTGCCGCGTGAAGTCGGCCTGCATCCTGAGACCGGCCTGCCGATCGTCGCCAATATCGGCCGCTTCGGTCCCTATTTGCTGCACGACGGCAAATATGGCCGGCTGTCCTCGACCGCCGAGATTTTCGAGGTCGGCATGAACAGCGCCGTGGTGAAGCTGGCCGAAGCCGCGAACAAGGGTGGCCGAGGTGGATCGTCGCGCGAGCCGCTCAAGGTGCTGGGCAAGCATCCGCGCACGGAAGCCGAGATCAAGCTGATGGCGGGACGCTATGGCCCCTATGTCACTGACGGCACAACCAATGCGACCCTGCCCAAGACGATCGAGCAGGACGCGCTGACGCTGGAAGAAGCGGCGCAACTGATCGATGCGCGGGCGGCGGCGGCGCCGGCCAAGAAGGGCAAGAAGAAGGCCGCGCCCAAGAAAGCAGCGACGAAGAAGCCCGCCGCCAAGACAACGCCGGCCAAGAAGAAGGCGGCGGCGGAGTAA
- a CDS encoding SDR family NAD(P)-dependent oxidoreductase, translated as MSQIFGQYSTTDEVLDGLDLSGKRILVTGVSAGLGVETARTLVAHGADIVGTARDLDKAHRATAQIAPGPQGGSLELIELDLASLASVRACTDALHADGRLFDIVICNAGVMACPFGKTIDGFEIQFGTNHLGHFLFVNRIAGLIRDGGRLVNLSSAGHRFADVDLDDPNFDHSPYEEFLAYGRSKTANALFAVEFDRRHRNRGVRATAVHPGGIHTELTRHMREEHMAALLNNLNEANAAAGRPAFEFKSIPQGAATSVWAAVVADADTVGGRYCEDCHVAELADDNDDSFAIRGGVRSYALDPIKAEALWITSEELVGERF; from the coding sequence ATGAGCCAGATTTTCGGACAATATTCCACCACGGACGAGGTGCTGGATGGCCTAGACCTCAGCGGCAAGCGCATCCTGGTGACGGGCGTGTCGGCGGGTCTCGGCGTTGAAACGGCCCGCACGCTCGTCGCCCATGGCGCTGATATCGTCGGCACCGCCCGTGACCTCGACAAGGCTCATCGAGCCACAGCGCAGATCGCCCCCGGCCCGCAAGGCGGTTCGCTCGAACTGATCGAACTCGATCTCGCATCGCTCGCCAGCGTGCGCGCCTGTACCGATGCGCTCCATGCCGATGGTCGACTCTTCGATATCGTCATCTGCAATGCCGGGGTCATGGCCTGCCCCTTCGGCAAGACGATCGACGGGTTCGAAATCCAGTTCGGCACCAACCATCTGGGCCATTTCCTGTTCGTCAACCGGATCGCGGGGCTGATTAGGGACGGCGGCCGACTGGTGAACCTCTCTTCCGCCGGACATCGTTTCGCCGATGTCGATCTAGACGATCCCAATTTCGACCATAGCCCTTATGAGGAATTTCTTGCCTATGGCCGCTCCAAGACGGCGAACGCCCTGTTTGCCGTTGAGTTCGACCGTCGCCATCGCAACCGCGGCGTCCGCGCGACGGCCGTGCATCCAGGCGGTATCCACACCGAGCTTACCCGCCATATGCGCGAAGAACATATGGCCGCCCTGCTCAACAATCTGAACGAAGCGAATGCCGCCGCCGGCCGACCGGCCTTCGAGTTCAAGTCCATCCCACAGGGCGCAGCGACCTCGGTCTGGGCCGCGGTCGTGGCCGATGCTGACACGGTAGGTGGCCGCTATTGCGAGGATTGCCATGTCGCGGAACTGGCCGACGACAATGACGACAGCTTCGCAATCAGAGGCGGCGTGCGCAGCTACGCGCTCGACCCGATCAAGGCCGAAGCGCTCTGGATCACCAGCGAGGAGTTGGTAGGCGAGCGTTTCTGA